A portion of the Paenibacillus marchantiae genome contains these proteins:
- a CDS encoding LCP family protein yields MNSNSNGLPPRRQAPTQSGASGSKNGKGKQPKKKKKMRTFGRLILSLLVIAIVVGCGYLYWVYNQVADTGIDKPVPAGMSAKTKPITMLLLGTDNRPETGTYLSDVVMVASLNPETKTATIVSLPRDTRIQLDGYKANKLNSYYPKFKAQEKTSGKNAEDQMKEMMGKYLNVDINYTTVLNFQAFRDAVNAVGGVDVTVDKNMCYKDTADGTDINLVAGAQHLDGKEALDFVRYRKSNCKPKTDESNDFDRNKRQNQVLNSMLDQLKSLGGVTKIGKVIGAVDDNMTTDVESEQMKNFISTYWNISKSDVHYTPVTGEWRSPYVYINETELANAKQALQDTLSGKVTASPTAE; encoded by the coding sequence ATGAACTCGAATTCGAACGGACTGCCTCCACGGAGACAGGCACCGACTCAATCCGGCGCTTCTGGATCGAAGAACGGCAAAGGTAAGCAACCAAAGAAGAAGAAAAAGATGCGAACCTTTGGCAGACTGATTTTAAGTTTATTGGTTATTGCAATTGTGGTAGGCTGCGGATATCTCTATTGGGTATACAATCAGGTAGCTGATACGGGCATTGACAAGCCAGTACCGGCTGGAATGTCAGCGAAAACCAAACCCATTACGATGTTGCTGCTAGGTACGGATAACCGTCCCGAAACAGGTACGTATCTATCGGATGTGGTTATGGTAGCTTCTCTGAATCCGGAGACCAAGACGGCAACCATTGTATCTTTACCTCGGGATACCCGTATTCAGTTGGATGGATATAAGGCGAATAAATTAAATTCCTATTATCCTAAATTTAAAGCCCAAGAAAAAACCTCTGGCAAAAATGCAGAGGATCAAATGAAAGAAATGATGGGCAAATATCTGAATGTGGATATCAATTATACGACAGTACTGAATTTTCAAGCATTCCGGGATGCGGTTAATGCTGTAGGTGGCGTGGATGTAACAGTGGATAAAAACATGTGTTACAAAGATACGGCCGATGGCACGGATATTAACCTGGTGGCTGGTGCACAGCATTTGGATGGCAAAGAAGCACTTGATTTTGTTCGTTACCGTAAATCGAATTGTAAGCCGAAGACAGATGAATCCAACGATTTTGACCGAAATAAACGTCAGAATCAAGTGTTGAATTCTATGTTGGATCAGTTGAAATCACTGGGAGGCGTAACGAAGATTGGTAAAGTGATAGGCGCTGTTGACGACAACATGACAACTGACGTGGAATCGGAGCAAATGAAGAACTTCATTTCAACCTATTGGAATATTTCCAAATCGGATGTGCACTACACACCTGTAACCGGAGAGTGGAGAAGTCCATATGTATATATCAACGAAACTGAATTGGCTAATGCTAAACAGGCGTTGCAGGATACACTTTCAGGTAAAGTAACAGCATCTCCGACAGCTGAGTAA
- a CDS encoding TerC family protein, whose product MDTLWLLTEILMINLVLSGDNAVVIALASKDLPARQRKQAVWWGAFGAVVLRCLLTFAAVLLLGIPFIQAAGGLLLLWIAVKLLLQNEDEVHIRKASTTWKAIQTILIADFVMSLDNVLAIAALADGDLALTVIGIAISIPIVVWGSGLIVGLLKRFPILVFAGSGILAFTAGEMVMNDPKLGQWLGGLAAEAHTLLPVAMACLVIAIGGAHKFVRRNV is encoded by the coding sequence ATGGATACGCTATGGCTGCTGACCGAAATATTAATGATCAATCTGGTTCTGAGTGGAGATAACGCGGTTGTTATTGCCCTTGCAAGCAAGGATTTGCCGGCGAGACAGCGCAAGCAGGCGGTATGGTGGGGGGCTTTCGGCGCTGTTGTTTTGCGTTGTTTGTTAACCTTTGCAGCTGTGCTGCTGTTGGGTATTCCTTTTATTCAGGCGGCTGGCGGTTTGCTGTTGCTCTGGATTGCTGTCAAGCTGCTGCTTCAGAATGAAGATGAAGTACATATTCGTAAGGCGTCCACGACCTGGAAAGCGATCCAAACGATTTTGATTGCTGACTTTGTCATGAGTCTGGATAACGTTCTCGCGATTGCTGCGCTGGCGGATGGGGACTTGGCGCTCACGGTCATCGGAATTGCCATAAGTATTCCGATTGTGGTATGGGGCAGCGGATTAATTGTCGGTTTGTTGAAGCGGTTTCCGATTCTGGTATTTGCCGGTTCAGGTATTCTGGCCTTCACAGCAGGTGAGATGGTGATGAATGATCCGAAGCTGGGACAGTGGCTCGGTGGCTTGGCTGCTGAGGCGCATACACTGCTGCCTGTAGCTATGGCTTGTCTTGTAATCGCGATTGGAGGAGCGCACAAGTTTGTTCGTCGAAACGTGTAA
- a CDS encoding coiled-coil domain-containing protein yields the protein MKRRYGIPGFIVCIIFLIQIPWTYAYGEPSSEETREILQQSLSIVEIDHEIERIAAKQKQLDEQRQTLSMQLQEQEDQIHTQQDRAGAVVRSYYTGERDSLLMTVLGARSFKDLFILYDYYQIIIGRDQAVLDKYQDRYRTMQQTSAQINQTSAELSELKNNLQNQRERVLALQKEVDGKVAASGDAAAMQKLMDELTIYWENIGIYEVKRYFKALASAMQNLPQFIQEQNGGISTTGTSYTIRIGQDELNTFLRSQNPIFEDFAFQFDKDRITASGQRDQLQLSIEGHYTVENEPQNSIRFHVDKLVFNQLELPDTTRRMLEREFDLGFYPQKILSFVKATEVSTSEGILEVKLAISF from the coding sequence GTGAAACGTCGATACGGCATTCCTGGCTTCATCGTATGTATTATATTTTTGATCCAGATACCTTGGACTTATGCCTATGGAGAACCTTCCTCTGAGGAAACACGCGAAATACTGCAACAAAGCCTATCCATCGTCGAAATCGATCATGAAATCGAACGTATTGCAGCCAAACAAAAACAGCTAGACGAACAGCGTCAGACGTTATCCATGCAACTTCAGGAACAGGAAGACCAGATACATACTCAGCAAGACCGAGCGGGTGCAGTTGTAAGATCCTACTATACCGGGGAGCGTGATAGTCTCTTGATGACGGTACTGGGGGCAAGATCCTTTAAGGACCTGTTCATTCTATACGATTACTATCAGATTATTATTGGCAGGGATCAGGCTGTACTGGACAAGTATCAGGATCGATATCGCACCATGCAGCAAACGTCCGCCCAGATTAATCAGACCTCTGCAGAACTGTCTGAACTCAAAAACAATCTTCAAAATCAACGTGAACGAGTACTAGCTTTGCAGAAAGAAGTGGACGGAAAAGTAGCTGCCAGCGGGGATGCTGCAGCCATGCAGAAATTGATGGATGAGTTGACTATCTATTGGGAGAACATCGGCATATACGAGGTCAAGCGATATTTTAAAGCATTGGCATCAGCTATGCAGAACCTGCCACAGTTTATCCAGGAACAAAACGGAGGAATCTCCACTACCGGAACATCGTACACCATTCGAATTGGACAAGATGAGTTAAATACGTTTCTACGATCACAGAATCCGATCTTTGAAGACTTCGCCTTTCAGTTCGACAAAGATCGAATCACTGCTTCTGGGCAGCGTGATCAGTTGCAATTAAGCATTGAAGGCCATTATACGGTTGAGAATGAACCTCAGAATTCAATTCGATTTCATGTAGATAAACTTGTGTTTAATCAGTTAGAACTGCCCGATACCACACGTCGTATGCTGGAACGAGAATTCGATCTCGGATTTTACCCACAGAAAATTCTGTCGTTTGTCAAAGCCACAGAGGTATCCACAAGCGAAGGCATACTTGAAGTCAAGCTCGCCATTTCATTTTGA
- the typA gene encoding translational GTPase TypA produces the protein MHSREHIRNIAIIAHVDHGKTTLVDKLLQQSGTFRDHETVQERAMDSNDLERERGITILAKNTAITYKDYLINIVDTPGHADFGGEVERIMKMVDGVLLVVDAYEGCMPQTKFVLRKALEHNLTPIVVVNKIDRPAARPTEVIDEVLDLFIELGANDQQLEFPVVYASALNGTSSMDNDPAKQDDNMMAIYNTIVSHIPHPTENVEEPLQFLVTLMDYNEYLGRIAIGRVNRGVIRQGQSVTVIMRDGKSKTARIEKLFGFQGLKRIETEEAGAGDIVAIAGIKDINIGETIADPNNPEALPVLKIDEPTLQMTFLVNNSPFAGREGKWVTSRKLRERLFKELETDVSLRVDETDSPDAFVVSGRGELHLGILIENMRREGYELQVSKPEVIVKEVDGKKMEPLERLLIDIPEESMGSVMESLGARKAEMVNMVNTGSGQVRLEFLIPARGLIGYSTNFLTLTRGYGVMNHAFDSYAPVVSGQVGGRHQGVLISTETGTSTFYGMMGVEDRGTLFLEPGTEIYEGMIVGEHTRDNDIVVNICKEKQLTNVRSSGKDDTVKIKTPIIFSLEQALEYLNEDEYCEITPKSIRLRKKILNKSERERAEKQRKMATK, from the coding sequence ATGCATTCAAGAGAACACATTCGCAATATTGCGATTATTGCCCACGTCGACCACGGGAAAACAACGCTCGTCGACAAGTTGCTCCAGCAATCCGGTACTTTCCGTGATCACGAAACGGTACAGGAGCGCGCAATGGACTCCAACGATTTGGAGCGTGAACGCGGTATTACGATTCTGGCCAAAAACACAGCTATTACCTATAAAGATTACCTGATCAATATTGTGGATACACCAGGACACGCCGACTTTGGTGGTGAAGTGGAACGTATCATGAAAATGGTTGACGGCGTTTTGCTCGTTGTTGATGCTTACGAAGGATGTATGCCGCAAACGAAATTCGTACTTCGTAAAGCTTTGGAGCACAACCTGACACCAATCGTTGTTGTAAACAAAATTGACCGTCCAGCGGCTCGTCCGACTGAGGTTATTGATGAAGTACTGGACCTGTTCATTGAACTGGGTGCCAACGATCAACAACTTGAATTCCCTGTTGTATATGCTTCCGCATTGAACGGAACATCCAGCATGGATAATGATCCTGCAAAACAGGATGACAACATGATGGCGATTTACAATACCATCGTTAGTCATATCCCACACCCTACCGAAAATGTTGAAGAACCACTTCAATTCCTCGTTACTTTGATGGACTACAATGAATACCTTGGCCGTATTGCCATTGGTCGTGTTAACCGCGGTGTGATCCGTCAAGGACAATCGGTAACGGTTATTATGCGTGATGGTAAGAGCAAAACTGCACGTATCGAGAAACTGTTCGGTTTCCAGGGTCTCAAACGTATTGAGACGGAAGAAGCAGGAGCAGGTGACATCGTTGCGATTGCAGGAATCAAGGACATCAACATTGGTGAAACCATCGCTGATCCGAACAACCCAGAAGCACTTCCAGTTTTGAAAATTGATGAGCCTACACTGCAAATGACGTTCCTCGTGAACAACAGTCCATTCGCAGGTCGTGAAGGTAAATGGGTAACTTCCCGTAAACTTCGTGAGCGTTTGTTCAAAGAATTGGAAACTGACGTATCCCTTCGTGTTGACGAAACGGATAGCCCGGATGCATTTGTCGTTTCTGGACGTGGTGAGCTTCACTTAGGTATCCTGATTGAAAATATGCGTCGTGAAGGATATGAGCTTCAAGTATCCAAACCAGAAGTTATCGTTAAAGAAGTTGACGGTAAGAAAATGGAACCTCTAGAGCGCTTGTTGATTGATATCCCTGAAGAAAGCATGGGTTCCGTAATGGAGAGCCTGGGCGCACGTAAAGCAGAGATGGTTAACATGGTCAACACAGGTAGTGGTCAAGTTCGTCTGGAGTTCCTGATTCCAGCACGTGGTTTGATCGGATATAGCACCAACTTCCTGACATTGACTCGTGGTTACGGTGTAATGAACCATGCATTTGACAGCTACGCTCCAGTAGTATCCGGTCAAGTAGGTGGACGTCACCAAGGCGTGCTGATCTCAACTGAAACTGGTACATCTACGTTCTATGGCATGATGGGCGTTGAGGATCGCGGTACGCTCTTCTTGGAGCCGGGTACTGAAATCTACGAAGGTATGATTGTTGGTGAACATACACGTGACAATGATATCGTTGTTAACATCTGCAAAGAAAAACAACTGACTAACGTTCGTTCTTCTGGTAAAGATGATACGGTTAAAATTAAAACTCCGATTATCTTCTCGTTGGAACAGGCGCTTGAATATCTGAATGAAGATGAATATTGTGAGATTACACCAAAATCTATTCGTCTCCGTAAGAAGATCCTGAACAAATCCGAGCGTGAGCGTGCAGAAAAACAACGCAAAATGGCTACAAAATAA
- a CDS encoding extracellular solute-binding protein, with protein MKRGHQVVLFAVLLLSLTILSPSFDFRGSQLNQERDQEKDAFPNTSSRSEDQHAPLEIVVSMSEIDFKSFKKMANEVATSQHVEISLRNLEPDTYKRVLDNKFSVGESGDIILLDSAEVQYHAKKGHLYPLNGTTLSKSLGETVVGLREMTEWNGYQWGMPFDFDAYVLAARSPFLDEAGLAGLPKNKEQWNKLVQQATQDETDLISINLNDPHAVSAWLNQFDPGMAPDKIKKAQTSSQTEAYQQIIQLIDQIQSHINVESMNPTISSSGEQTGVPMVVTLLSRLLSGDQGVAGEQESSEKIALSALEPLRSRSLVIAAGSLEAEEASRWIEGMTSSAVQSEWYQQANYLPAKQQELDLESQKLITKYNTTDVKSWFPADSSQAVMTESPILTSAFQKKIQQLLAGEITANQYVKSIIALQSSSK; from the coding sequence ATGAAGCGTGGACACCAGGTTGTTTTGTTCGCAGTGCTGCTGCTTTCGTTAACGATTCTGTCTCCCAGCTTTGATTTTAGAGGTTCACAGCTTAATCAGGAACGAGATCAGGAAAAAGATGCATTTCCCAACACGTCATCTCGTAGCGAAGACCAACATGCCCCACTAGAGATTGTAGTCTCGATGTCTGAGATCGACTTTAAATCATTTAAAAAGATGGCTAATGAAGTAGCAACTTCTCAACATGTGGAAATCAGTCTTCGGAATTTGGAGCCGGATACATATAAGCGAGTGCTTGATAATAAATTTTCGGTAGGAGAAAGCGGAGATATCATTCTTCTGGATAGCGCGGAAGTTCAATATCATGCCAAAAAAGGACATCTGTATCCGTTGAATGGTACAACACTGTCCAAGTCTTTGGGAGAAACTGTGGTAGGCTTACGGGAAATGACAGAGTGGAATGGTTACCAATGGGGGATGCCGTTTGATTTTGACGCTTATGTACTTGCAGCTCGCTCTCCATTCCTGGACGAAGCCGGTTTGGCAGGTTTACCGAAAAATAAGGAACAGTGGAACAAACTTGTACAACAAGCAACGCAGGATGAAACGGATTTAATAAGCATAAATTTAAATGACCCTCACGCGGTAAGTGCGTGGTTGAATCAGTTTGATCCAGGCATGGCTCCCGACAAAATTAAGAAAGCGCAAACTTCTTCGCAAACGGAGGCGTACCAACAGATTATACAGTTGATAGATCAGATCCAGTCGCATATTAACGTCGAATCAATGAATCCGACGATCTCTTCTTCGGGTGAGCAGACGGGAGTTCCTATGGTAGTAACGTTGCTGTCTCGTTTGTTGAGTGGAGATCAAGGCGTGGCAGGCGAACAGGAATCATCGGAGAAGATAGCTCTCAGTGCGTTAGAACCGCTGAGATCAAGAAGTCTTGTTATCGCAGCTGGATCACTTGAGGCGGAAGAGGCCAGCCGCTGGATTGAAGGGATGACATCCTCTGCCGTGCAATCGGAGTGGTACCAACAGGCTAACTATTTACCAGCAAAGCAACAGGAACTAGATCTTGAGTCACAGAAACTAATAACGAAGTATAATACGACGGATGTAAAATCCTGGTTTCCAGCTGACTCTTCGCAGGCTGTTATGACGGAAAGTCCTATACTAACTTCTGCCTTTCAAAAGAAGATCCAACAACTTCTCGCGGGAGAGATCACGGCTAATCAGTACGTCAAAAGCATTATTGCCTTGCAAAGCTCGTCAAAATGA
- a CDS encoding TerC family protein — MELFSPAFWLALLNVVFIDLILAGDNAIVIGLAARNLHPSVQKRAILYGTGGALLIRIVATVIVLWLLKVPWLLLVGGLLLIWIAYKLLADQGEEHSDIKAGSSLWVAVRTIVIADAAMGLDNVIAVAGAAQQHLVLVILGLLISVPIIVWGSTLFIKLINHFPWIIYLGAIVLGYTASNMITEEQRLVPFFTEHPALRILFIVLVTAGVVFAGYRKRASSNKPGGERQHSYS, encoded by the coding sequence ATGGAGCTGTTTAGCCCCGCTTTTTGGCTAGCGTTGTTGAACGTTGTATTTATTGATCTAATTCTGGCTGGCGATAATGCCATCGTGATTGGTCTCGCAGCTCGAAATTTGCACCCTTCTGTGCAGAAAAGGGCGATTCTTTACGGAACAGGCGGTGCACTTTTGATTCGCATTGTAGCCACCGTGATTGTGCTCTGGCTGCTTAAAGTGCCATGGCTACTCCTTGTTGGGGGATTACTCCTGATCTGGATTGCGTACAAGCTATTGGCAGATCAAGGGGAAGAGCATTCGGATATCAAGGCTGGCAGTTCTCTCTGGGTAGCCGTGCGAACGATTGTCATCGCAGACGCTGCCATGGGACTGGATAACGTCATCGCCGTTGCTGGTGCAGCACAGCAGCACTTGGTGCTTGTTATACTCGGACTGCTGATCAGTGTACCTATTATCGTGTGGGGCAGTACGTTGTTTATCAAATTAATTAACCATTTCCCTTGGATCATTTATCTTGGAGCTATCGTGCTTGGGTATACGGCTTCAAACATGATCACAGAGGAGCAGCGTCTTGTACCTTTCTTCACTGAGCATCCGGCACTGAGAATCTTATTTATCGTTCTCGTTACTGCTGGTGTTGTATTTGCAGGATATCGCAAACGTGCAAGCAGCAATAAACCAGGTGGAGAACGGCAGCACTCCTATTCCTAA
- a CDS encoding RsfA family transcriptional regulator, producing the protein MTAVRQDAWSTEDDLILAEVTLRHIREGSTQLAAFEEVGEKIGRTSAACGFRWNSCVRKKYESAISNAKAQRQKRSYLRKQPALLGPQVAALSTLDTEENLYKADGISEDSLSIDAVIRFLRQWKGTVQENGRQLKMLEKELREKEDELHELRCENDRLSKEVNEVQTDYRVVNDDYKALIQIMDRARRLAFLTEEEEELKTRFKMDANGNLERIE; encoded by the coding sequence ATGACTGCAGTGAGACAGGATGCTTGGAGTACAGAGGACGATTTGATTTTGGCTGAGGTTACTTTGCGTCATATTCGGGAAGGAAGTACACAACTAGCTGCTTTTGAAGAGGTTGGCGAAAAAATAGGCAGAACTTCTGCCGCTTGCGGTTTTCGCTGGAACAGCTGTGTACGTAAGAAGTATGAGTCTGCTATTAGCAATGCTAAGGCTCAACGACAAAAACGGAGTTATCTCCGGAAACAACCGGCTTTGCTTGGACCACAAGTAGCAGCTTTGTCCACCCTGGATACAGAAGAAAATCTATACAAAGCGGATGGTATTTCGGAAGATTCTCTATCCATTGATGCAGTTATACGATTCTTGCGGCAATGGAAGGGAACTGTGCAGGAAAACGGTCGTCAGCTCAAGATGCTTGAGAAAGAGCTTCGTGAAAAAGAGGATGAACTTCATGAACTGCGTTGCGAGAATGATCGTCTGTCTAAGGAAGTGAATGAAGTACAGACTGATTATCGTGTTGTAAACGACGATTATAAAGCACTGATTCAGATTATGGATCGTGCTCGCAGACTCGCATTTCTGACAGAAGAAGAAGAGGAACTCAAAACGAGATTCAAAATGGATGCCAACGGGAATCTGGAACGAATTGAATAA
- a CDS encoding DUF2626 domain-containing protein, translated as MARMFRVLGFFTLAIGLMAFAGDLVEMALLFFLQTAFFVILGYLKFTERTYILLFWGYMIVTFTGFSYWTVFQMDLPL; from the coding sequence GTGGCGCGCATGTTTCGGGTACTCGGGTTCTTCACGCTAGCGATTGGCCTGATGGCTTTTGCGGGAGACCTGGTCGAAATGGCTTTGCTTTTTTTCCTGCAGACTGCGTTTTTTGTCATTTTGGGATATTTGAAATTTACCGAACGTACGTACATATTGCTCTTCTGGGGTTATATGATCGTGACATTCACAGGGTTCAGCTACTGGACCGTATTCCAAATGGATTTGCCGCTCTAA
- a CDS encoding YhcN/YlaJ family sporulation lipoprotein, whose product MKYWVCTLLLIFILTGCNSSTRNASQQQGQHAKGYGGNVTTQQDQRKGSHMLNTQEDRLHPSAVDHLTENTGEVHEKNVMDNTKADRMPNEKRVTHLKTLAKQVEGVKDANCVILGNTAVVGIDVDGELERARVGTIKYSVAEALRKDPEGVDSIVTADADVTERIKEIGEHIRQGHPISGFASELADMVGRIIPQLPKDVKVRQNPDEHVEREQQMQQLHSSDKRQQKAQ is encoded by the coding sequence ATGAAATATTGGGTTTGCACGCTGCTTCTGATCTTTATACTTACAGGCTGCAACAGTTCTACACGTAATGCCTCGCAGCAACAAGGTCAGCATGCCAAAGGTTACGGAGGAAATGTTACAACTCAGCAAGACCAAAGGAAAGGATCTCACATGCTCAATACTCAGGAAGATCGGTTGCACCCTTCAGCTGTGGACCATCTGACCGAAAATACAGGTGAGGTTCATGAAAAAAACGTCATGGACAACACCAAGGCCGATCGGATGCCAAATGAAAAAAGGGTCACCCACCTCAAAACACTTGCCAAGCAAGTGGAAGGTGTCAAAGATGCCAACTGTGTCATTCTTGGAAATACAGCCGTAGTTGGCATTGATGTTGACGGTGAACTGGAACGTGCACGAGTAGGTACAATTAAATACTCAGTAGCCGAAGCCCTCCGCAAAGATCCGGAAGGTGTGGATTCAATTGTTACCGCAGATGCTGATGTCACCGAGCGTATTAAGGAAATCGGTGAACATATTCGTCAAGGTCATCCAATATCCGGTTTCGCTTCAGAACTCGCAGACATGGTGGGCCGGATCATTCCCCAACTACCCAAAGATGTCAAAGTCCGTCAAAATCCGGATGAACATGTTGAACGTGAACAACAAATGCAGCAGCTGCATTCTTCTGACAAAAGACAACAAAAAGCCCAGTGA
- a CDS encoding pyridoxamine 5'-phosphate oxidase family protein has translation MSEAVTQLTESLLQQFKNETFVLLSTVDIESGGPTSTAISWIYAENASTLRVAIDHRSRLVNNMIENPAITVTIFGEEMVYAVNGRASVRQNPLQDVPFNMCCFDISIEAVRNALFYGAQLSSVPQFVKIYDQRAAEKLDEQVFTAMKKA, from the coding sequence ATGTCCGAAGCCGTCACACAATTGACTGAATCTCTTTTACAGCAATTCAAGAACGAAACCTTTGTGCTCTTGAGCACCGTGGACATTGAATCTGGAGGTCCGACATCAACAGCAATCTCCTGGATTTATGCGGAGAATGCTTCTACCCTTCGTGTGGCGATTGATCATCGTTCACGTCTCGTGAACAATATGATCGAGAATCCGGCTATTACGGTCACCATTTTTGGAGAAGAGATGGTGTATGCGGTAAACGGACGTGCTTCCGTACGACAAAATCCGTTACAGGATGTTCCGTTTAATATGTGCTGTTTCGACATTTCCATTGAAGCGGTAAGGAATGCCCTTTTTTATGGAGCCCAGCTATCTTCTGTGCCTCAATTTGTCAAAATATATGATCAGCGTGCTGCTGAGAAATTAGATGAGCAGGTTTTTACTGCAATGAAAAAAGCCTAG
- a CDS encoding YlaH-like family protein — protein MQAWFASNPIVAYIVIFVLITYVYNKVFRVRQKLPLGKEIVLYILMAMGTFMLLVFQIDKLPIIQCLLVAVGLMLLVRVRYFIEGRQKKKAEAAARNS, from the coding sequence ATGCAAGCATGGTTCGCATCAAACCCGATCGTAGCCTACATCGTCATCTTTGTATTGATTACTTACGTATATAACAAGGTGTTTCGGGTACGTCAGAAATTGCCACTTGGTAAGGAAATCGTTCTCTATATATTGATGGCGATGGGCACATTCATGCTTCTTGTGTTTCAAATCGACAAGTTGCCAATTATTCAATGTTTGCTGGTGGCTGTTGGTTTGATGCTGTTAGTGAGAGTTCGGTATTTTATTGAAGGTCGTCAAAAGAAAAAAGCGGAAGCTGCCGCTCGAAACTCATAA
- a CDS encoding PhoH family protein — translation MKKIFVLDTNVLLHDPNAIFAFEEHEVIIPAVVLEEIDSKKRNADEIGRNARNVSRLLDGLRELGHLHSGVPLANGGNLKVELNHRSFVKVQEMFGEVSNDNRILAVALNYQIEENEKEVVERQVVLVSKDVLVRIKADVLGLFTQDYLSDRTAGLSELYPGYTALKVHPSVIDEFYTYRFLPIKPLQLSYSLYPNEFVILKDEMGTNKSALLKVNTEGTKLEPLFLSNDNVWGISARNAQQRMALELLLNDDIPLVTITGKAGTGKTLLALAAGLLKVEDDHKYKKLLIARPVVPMGKDIGYLPGEKEEKLRPWMQPIYDNLEFLFDTKKAGDIDKILMGLGSIQVEALTYIRGRSIPGQFIIIDEAQNLSRHEVKTIVSRVGEGSKIILMGDPEQIDHPYLDSASNGLTYIVERFKQEGISGHIMLEKGERSKLAQLAADLL, via the coding sequence ATGAAAAAGATTTTTGTATTGGATACGAACGTGCTTCTGCATGACCCCAATGCCATATTTGCCTTTGAGGAACATGAGGTAATCATTCCCGCGGTTGTACTGGAGGAGATCGACTCCAAAAAAAGAAATGCCGATGAAATTGGGCGTAATGCCCGTAATGTATCGAGACTTCTTGATGGGTTGCGTGAATTGGGACATCTGCACAGTGGCGTCCCTTTAGCTAATGGAGGCAATCTGAAAGTGGAACTGAATCATCGTAGTTTTGTGAAAGTACAGGAAATGTTTGGAGAAGTGTCTAACGATAATCGGATTTTGGCCGTCGCCCTGAATTATCAGATTGAGGAAAATGAGAAAGAGGTCGTTGAGCGACAGGTGGTTCTGGTCAGCAAGGATGTGCTTGTTCGTATCAAAGCGGATGTACTCGGTCTTTTCACACAGGATTACTTATCAGATCGCACGGCAGGTCTCAGTGAATTATATCCAGGCTACACTGCCCTCAAGGTTCATCCTTCGGTCATTGATGAGTTTTACACATATCGCTTTCTACCGATCAAACCATTACAGTTGTCTTATTCGCTTTACCCGAATGAATTTGTAATTCTCAAGGATGAGATGGGAACCAATAAATCGGCTTTGCTCAAAGTAAATACAGAAGGAACGAAGTTGGAACCACTGTTCCTGAGTAATGATAATGTATGGGGCATCAGTGCACGTAACGCGCAACAGCGTATGGCCCTAGAACTGCTCCTGAATGATGATATTCCACTTGTCACGATTACAGGAAAGGCGGGTACAGGGAAAACCTTGTTGGCGCTTGCTGCAGGTTTGCTTAAAGTGGAGGATGATCATAAGTACAAAAAATTATTGATCGCTCGTCCAGTTGTTCCGATGGGGAAAGATATCGGTTATCTCCCTGGTGAAAAAGAAGAAAAACTAAGACCATGGATGCAGCCGATTTATGATAACTTGGAATTTTTGTTTGATACCAAAAAAGCAGGCGACATTGATAAAATTTTGATGGGTCTTGGCAGTATTCAGGTTGAGGCACTCACTTATATTCGTGGTAGGTCTATACCAGGACAGTTTATCATTATCGATGAAGCGCAGAACCTGTCTCGACATGAAGTGAAGACCATTGTATCGAGGGTGGGCGAAGGCAGTAAAATTATTTTGATGGGTGACCCTGAGCAAATAGACCATCCTTATCTGGATTCAGCAAGTAATGGTCTGACGTATATTGTGGAGCGATTCAAGCAAGAGGGAATCAGCGGACACATTATGCTGGAAAAAGGAGAACGTTCCAAGTTGGCTCAGCTTGCAGCAGATTTATTGTAA